A region of Betta splendens chromosome 13, fBetSpl5.4, whole genome shotgun sequence DNA encodes the following proteins:
- the mecom gene encoding histone-lysine N-methyltransferase MECOM isoform X12, with protein MRSKGRARKLATSDGDDDFALYPSDILNDACASDGDPAASSTLVEDPVSPPLSDDEASPQDDLSFQHQSVFLPVPLDFELRESAVPGGALGIWSCRTVNVGERFGPYEGEHRACLRDPTQGWEILDGSGHVKFCVDASKPNIGSWLKYIQFAPAAQQHNLTACQIDDQIFYRVIREIVPGEELLLFMKAEEYSCDTMAPDIHEERQYRCEDCDQHFESRNQLLDHQKQPCGMPPSSFLNPGGDSDLKAQEPQDLRPLLMSHGLHECKECDQVFPDAQTLEAHVLSHSEEREYKCDQCPKAFNWKSNLIRHQMSHDSGKHYECENCSKVFTDPSNLQRHIRSQHVGARAHACSECGKTFATSSGLKQHKHIHSSVKPFMCEVCHKSYTQFSNLCRHKRMHADCRTQIKCKDCGQMFSTTSSLNKHRRFCEGKNHFTAGGLFAQGVPLPGAPGLDKSALAMGHSSAGLADYFGASRHHAGLTFPAAPSFPFSFPGLFPSGLYHRPPLIPATTSPARQPAHAPVTAPGADLSKSPLLPPSPGAQESRELLKALCKDGGSPGGQMPHELHLQGSSSSTKQRNKQSDQSESSDLDDVSTPSGSDLESTSGSELESDMDSERERVAARENGKGPKRKVSEGGPQSPNLTGCSAVKDFPGPSLIPSSLDEHTAVTGAVNDSIKAIASIAEKYFGSTGLAGLQDKKVGSLPYTSMFPLPFFPAFSPPIYPFPDRDLRPPGLKGEPQSPADDCKKAQGKSAAESPFDLTTKRKEEKSPAFTPSKPEASLSGQDQPLDLSLGTRGRGRTPREEETKKSLGYEEGKGTMEIPKTDTSLQHARPTPFFMDPIYRVEKRRMSDPFETLKDKYMRPAPGFLFHPQMSAIENMAEKLESFGSLKPESGDLLRAVPSMFDFRAPPSGLPETLLRKGKERYTCRYCGKIFPRSANLTRHLRTHTGEQPYRCKYCDRSFSISSNLQRHIRNIHNKEKPFKCHLCDRCFGQQTNLDRHLKKHENGNLSGTAMSSPQSELDSGSAILDDKEDSYFNEIRNFIGNTGQNHTSPAPSEEGLNGGPFGEEKPLTSSRGTRALEDEEAEQLGADEDEAEDPSSTSGKPDGEELPGNLSDDIIQEEMDFTGPNDLNLNCKTSPRRYKEEEEQSGYSALDHIRHFSDIRKLEESELSEGDGDEDDASFGSPSLSDTVKQPLFRKSKSQAYAMMLSLAEKDSLHPANHTPATIWHSLARAAAESSAIQSLSHV; from the exons ATCTTGGACGGGTCAGGCCATGTGAAGTTTTGCGTGGATGCCAGCAAGCCAAATATCGGGAGTTGGCTGAAGTACATCCAGTTTGCCCCTGCGGCTCAGCAACACAACCTGACAGCGTGCCAGATCGATGATCAG ATCTTCTacagagtcatcagagagaTTGTTCCCggcgaggagctgctgcttttcatgaAGGCTGAAGAGTATTCATGTGACACCATGGCTCCTGATATTCACG AGGAGAGACAGTACCGCTGTGAGGACTGCGACCAGCACTTTGAGTCCCgcaaccagctgctggaccACCAGAAGCAGCCGTGTGGGATGCCCCCCTCCTCGTTTCTGAACCCAG GAGGGGACAGCGACCTAAAGGCCCAGGAACCGCAAGACCTGCGACCTCTGCTTATGTCCCACGGCCTCCACGAGTGTAAAGAGTGTGACCAGGTGTTCCCTGATGCCCAGAC TCTGGAGGCCCATGTTCTGTCTCACTCTGAGGAGAGGGAATATAAGTGTGACCAGTGTCCCAAGGCCTTCAACTGGAAATCAAACCTGATCCGACATCAGATGTCGCACGACAGCGGCAAGCACTACGAATGTGAAAACTGCTCAAAG GTGTTCACAGACCCCAGTAACCTGCAGAGGCACATCCGCTCACAGCACGTCGGGGCGCGCGCCCACGCCTGCTCTGAGTGTGGCAAGACGTTCGCTACGTCTTCAGGCCTCAAACAGCATAAGCACATCCACAGCAGTGTCAAGCCCTTCATGT GTGAGGTCTGCCACAAGTCCTACACTCAGTTCTCCAACCTGTGTCGCCACAAGCGCATGCACGCCGACTGCCGCACGCAGATCAAGTGCAAGGACTGCGGCCAGATGTTCAGCACCACGTCTTCTCTCAATAAACACCGGCGCTTCTGTGAGGGGAAGAACCATTTCACGGCAGGGGGGCTGTTTGCCCAGGGTGTGCCGCTCCCCGGCGCCCCCGGCCTGGACAAGTCCGCTCTGGCGATGGGGCACAGCAGCGCCGGGCTGGCTGATTACTTTGGGGCCAGTCGCCACCACGCCGGGCTAACGTTCCCGGCCGCCCCGTCGTTTCCCTTTAGCTTCCCTGGCCTCTTCCCCTCCGGACTGTACCACCGGCCGCCCCTCATCCCCGCCACCACGTCACCGGCCAGACAGCCAGCTCACGCGCCCGTCACTGCGCCTGGTGCGGATCTGAGCAAGAGCCCGCTGCTGCCTCCCAGCCCCGGCGCGCAGGAGTCCCGTGAGCTTCTCAAAGCCCTGTGCAAGGATGGCGGCTCCCCTGGCGGTCAGATGCCGCACGAGCTCCACCTCCagggctcctcgtcctccacaaAGCAGCGCAACAAGCAGAGCGACCAGTCCGAGAGCAGCGACCTGGATGACGTCAGCACGCCCAGTGGCAGCGACCTGGAGAGTACGTCGGGCTCTGAGCTGGAGAGCGACATGgacagcgagagggagagggttGCTGCCCGGGAAAACGGCAAAGGTCCCAAGAGGAAGGTGAGCGAGGGCGGCCCCCAGAGCCCCAACCTGACCGGCTGCAGTGCTGTTAAAGACTTTCCAGGCCCATCCCTCATCCCGTCCTCGCTGGACGAGCACACGGCCGTAACAGGAGCCGTGAATGACTCTATTAAGGCCATCGCCTCCATAGCTGAGAAGTACTTTGGTTCCACAGGGCTGGCTGGCCTGCAGGACAAGAAGGTCGGATCGCTGCCCTATACCTCCATGTTCCCGCTGCCTTTCTTCCCGGCTTTCTCTCCTCCTATTTACCCCTTCCCAGACAGGGACCTCAGACCCCCAGGCCTCAAGGGTGAGCCCCAGTCACCGGCAGATGACTGCAAGAAGGCTCAGGGAAAGTCTGCAGCCGAGTCACCGTTTGACCTCACGACCAAGCGAAAGGAGGAGAAGTCGCCCGCATTCACTCCTTCTAAGCCAGAGGCCTCCCTCTCCGGTCAGGATCAGCCACTGGACCTGAGTCTGGGGACCAGGGGCCGTGGACGCACccccagggaggaggagacaaagaagaGTTTGGGTTATGAAGAGGGGAAGGGAACCATGGAGATCCCCAAAACAGACACCTCCTTACAACATGCCAGACCCACCCCTTTCTTCATGGACCCTATCTACAG GGTTGAGAAGAGGAGAATGAGCGATCCGTTTGAGACGCTGAAAGACAAATACATGCGGCCGGCTCCAGGCTTCCTCTTCCATCCACAG atGTCGGCCATCGAGAACATGGCGGAGAAGCTGGAGTCGTTTGGGTCTCTGAAGCCGGAGTCTGGCGACCTGCTGCGCGCTGTCCCCTCCATGTTCGATTTCCGAGCCCCCCCCTCTGGGCTTCCAGAGACGCTGCTGCGCAAGGGCAAGGAGCGCTACACATGCAG ATATTGTGGGAAAATATTCCCACGCTCTGCCAACCTGACCCGCCACCTCAGGACTCATACAGGAGAGCAACCATATAG GTGTAAATACTGTGACCGCTCCTTCAGCATTTCCTCCAACCTGCAGCGCCACATTCGCAACATCCACAACAAGGAGAAGCCCTTCAAGTGCCACCTGTGCGACCGCTGCTTTGGTCAGCAGACCAACCTGGACCGTCACCTCAAGAAGCACGAGAACGGCAACCTGTCAG GGACAGCAATGTCGTCCCCACAGTCTGAACTGGACAGTGGCAGCGCCATCCTGGACGACAAAGAAGACTCCTACTTCAACGAAATAAGGAACTTCATTGGCAACACGGGCCAGAATCATACTTCCCCGGCCCCGTCTGAGGAAGG GTTGAACGGCGGTCCGTTCGGGGAGGAGAAGCCACTGACGAGCAGCCGCGGGACACGGgccctggaggacgaggaggcagagcagctcgGTGCTGATGAGGACGAAGCGGAAGACCCCAGCAGCACCTCTGGGAAACCAGACGGCGAGGAGCTTCCCGGCAACCTCAGCGACGACATTATACAGGAGGAAATGGATTTCACTGGCCCAAACGACTTGAACCTCAACTGCAAAACCTCTCCTAGAAG GtataaggaggaggaggagcagagcggcTACTCAGCCTTGGATCACATTCGTCACTTCTCAGATATTCGCAAGCTGGAGGAGAGTGAGCTGAGCGAGGGAGATGGGGATGAGGATGATGCATCCTTCGGCTCCCCCTCCCTGTCTGACACAGTCAAACAGCCACTTTTTAGGAAATCCAAGTCTCag GCGTATGCCATGATGCTGTCCCTGGCTGAAAAAGACTCTCTCCACCCAGCCAACCACACCCCGGCCACCATTTGGCACAGTCTCGCACGGGCCGCTGCTGAATCCAGTGCCATCCAGTCCCTCAGCCATGTATGA
- the mecom gene encoding histone-lysine N-methyltransferase MECOM isoform X2, whose translation MRSKGRARKLATSDGDDDFALYPSDILNDACASDGDPAASSTLVEDPVSPPLSDDEASPQDDLSFQHQSVFLPVPLDFELRESAVPGGALGIWSCRTVNVGERFGPYEGEHRACLRDPTQGWEILDGSGHVKFCVDASKPNIGSWLKYIQFAPAAQQHNLTACQIDDQIFYRVIREIVPGEELLLFMKAEEYSCDTMAPDIHEERQYRCEDCDQHFESRNQLLDHQKQPCGMPPSSFLNPGGDSDLKAQEPQDLRPLLMSHGLHECKECDQVFPDAQTLEAHVLSHSEEREYKCDQCPKAFNWKSNLIRHQMSHDSGKHYECENCSKQVFTDPSNLQRHIRSQHVGARAHACSECGKTFATSSGLKQHKHIHSSVKPFMCKSLRPYLCEVCHKSYTQFSNLCRHKRMHADCRTQIKCKDCGQMFSTTSSLNKHRRFCEGKNHFTAGGLFAQGVPLPGAPGLDKSALAMGHSSAGLADYFGASRHHAGLTFPAAPSFPFSFPGLFPSGLYHRPPLIPATTSPARQPAHAPVTAPGADLSKSPLLPPSPGAQESRELLKALCKDGGSPGGQMPHELHLQGSSSSTKQRNKQSDQSESSDLDDVSTPSGSDLESTSGSELESDMDSERERVAARENGKGPKRKVSEGGPQSPNLTGCSAVKDFPGPSLIPSSLDEHTAVTGAVNDSIKAIASIAEKYFGSTGLAGLQDKKVGSLPYTSMFPLPFFPAFSPPIYPFPDRDLRPPGLKGEPQSPADDCKKAQGKSAAESPFDLTTKRKEEKSPAFTPSKPEASLSGQDQPLDLSLGTRGRGRTPREEETKKSLGYEEGKGTMEIPKTDTSLQHARPTPFFMDPIYRVEKRRMSDPFETLKDKYMRPAPGFLFHPQFRLPDQRTWMSAIENMAEKLESFGSLKPESGDLLRAVPSMFDFRAPPSGLPETLLRKGKERYTCRYCGKIFPRSANLTRHLRTHTGEQPYRCKYCDRSFSISSNLQRHIRNIHNKEKPFKCHLCDRCFGQQTNLDRHLKKHENGNLSGTAMSSPQSELDSGSAILDDKEDSYFNEIRNFIGNTGQNHTSPAPSEEGLNGGPFGEEKPLTSSRGTRALEDEEAEQLGADEDEAEDPSSTSGKPDGEELPGNLSDDIIQEEMDFTGPNDLNLNCKTSPRRYKEEEEQSGYSALDHIRHFSDIRKLEESELSEGDGDEDDASFGSPSLSDTVKQPLFRKSKSQAYAMMLSLAEKDSLHPANHTPATIWHSLARAAAESSAIQSLSHV comes from the exons ATCTTGGACGGGTCAGGCCATGTGAAGTTTTGCGTGGATGCCAGCAAGCCAAATATCGGGAGTTGGCTGAAGTACATCCAGTTTGCCCCTGCGGCTCAGCAACACAACCTGACAGCGTGCCAGATCGATGATCAG ATCTTCTacagagtcatcagagagaTTGTTCCCggcgaggagctgctgcttttcatgaAGGCTGAAGAGTATTCATGTGACACCATGGCTCCTGATATTCACG AGGAGAGACAGTACCGCTGTGAGGACTGCGACCAGCACTTTGAGTCCCgcaaccagctgctggaccACCAGAAGCAGCCGTGTGGGATGCCCCCCTCCTCGTTTCTGAACCCAG GAGGGGACAGCGACCTAAAGGCCCAGGAACCGCAAGACCTGCGACCTCTGCTTATGTCCCACGGCCTCCACGAGTGTAAAGAGTGTGACCAGGTGTTCCCTGATGCCCAGAC TCTGGAGGCCCATGTTCTGTCTCACTCTGAGGAGAGGGAATATAAGTGTGACCAGTGTCCCAAGGCCTTCAACTGGAAATCAAACCTGATCCGACATCAGATGTCGCACGACAGCGGCAAGCACTACGAATGTGAAAACTGCTCAAAG CAGGTGTTCACAGACCCCAGTAACCTGCAGAGGCACATCCGCTCACAGCACGTCGGGGCGCGCGCCCACGCCTGCTCTGAGTGTGGCAAGACGTTCGCTACGTCTTCAGGCCTCAAACAGCATAAGCACATCCACAGCAGTGTCAAGCCCTTCATGTGTAAGTCACTAAGACCCTACCTAT GTGAGGTCTGCCACAAGTCCTACACTCAGTTCTCCAACCTGTGTCGCCACAAGCGCATGCACGCCGACTGCCGCACGCAGATCAAGTGCAAGGACTGCGGCCAGATGTTCAGCACCACGTCTTCTCTCAATAAACACCGGCGCTTCTGTGAGGGGAAGAACCATTTCACGGCAGGGGGGCTGTTTGCCCAGGGTGTGCCGCTCCCCGGCGCCCCCGGCCTGGACAAGTCCGCTCTGGCGATGGGGCACAGCAGCGCCGGGCTGGCTGATTACTTTGGGGCCAGTCGCCACCACGCCGGGCTAACGTTCCCGGCCGCCCCGTCGTTTCCCTTTAGCTTCCCTGGCCTCTTCCCCTCCGGACTGTACCACCGGCCGCCCCTCATCCCCGCCACCACGTCACCGGCCAGACAGCCAGCTCACGCGCCCGTCACTGCGCCTGGTGCGGATCTGAGCAAGAGCCCGCTGCTGCCTCCCAGCCCCGGCGCGCAGGAGTCCCGTGAGCTTCTCAAAGCCCTGTGCAAGGATGGCGGCTCCCCTGGCGGTCAGATGCCGCACGAGCTCCACCTCCagggctcctcgtcctccacaaAGCAGCGCAACAAGCAGAGCGACCAGTCCGAGAGCAGCGACCTGGATGACGTCAGCACGCCCAGTGGCAGCGACCTGGAGAGTACGTCGGGCTCTGAGCTGGAGAGCGACATGgacagcgagagggagagggttGCTGCCCGGGAAAACGGCAAAGGTCCCAAGAGGAAGGTGAGCGAGGGCGGCCCCCAGAGCCCCAACCTGACCGGCTGCAGTGCTGTTAAAGACTTTCCAGGCCCATCCCTCATCCCGTCCTCGCTGGACGAGCACACGGCCGTAACAGGAGCCGTGAATGACTCTATTAAGGCCATCGCCTCCATAGCTGAGAAGTACTTTGGTTCCACAGGGCTGGCTGGCCTGCAGGACAAGAAGGTCGGATCGCTGCCCTATACCTCCATGTTCCCGCTGCCTTTCTTCCCGGCTTTCTCTCCTCCTATTTACCCCTTCCCAGACAGGGACCTCAGACCCCCAGGCCTCAAGGGTGAGCCCCAGTCACCGGCAGATGACTGCAAGAAGGCTCAGGGAAAGTCTGCAGCCGAGTCACCGTTTGACCTCACGACCAAGCGAAAGGAGGAGAAGTCGCCCGCATTCACTCCTTCTAAGCCAGAGGCCTCCCTCTCCGGTCAGGATCAGCCACTGGACCTGAGTCTGGGGACCAGGGGCCGTGGACGCACccccagggaggaggagacaaagaagaGTTTGGGTTATGAAGAGGGGAAGGGAACCATGGAGATCCCCAAAACAGACACCTCCTTACAACATGCCAGACCCACCCCTTTCTTCATGGACCCTATCTACAG GGTTGAGAAGAGGAGAATGAGCGATCCGTTTGAGACGCTGAAAGACAAATACATGCGGCCGGCTCCAGGCTTCCTCTTCCATCCACAG TTTCGTTTGCCAGATCAGAGAACTTGG atGTCGGCCATCGAGAACATGGCGGAGAAGCTGGAGTCGTTTGGGTCTCTGAAGCCGGAGTCTGGCGACCTGCTGCGCGCTGTCCCCTCCATGTTCGATTTCCGAGCCCCCCCCTCTGGGCTTCCAGAGACGCTGCTGCGCAAGGGCAAGGAGCGCTACACATGCAG ATATTGTGGGAAAATATTCCCACGCTCTGCCAACCTGACCCGCCACCTCAGGACTCATACAGGAGAGCAACCATATAG GTGTAAATACTGTGACCGCTCCTTCAGCATTTCCTCCAACCTGCAGCGCCACATTCGCAACATCCACAACAAGGAGAAGCCCTTCAAGTGCCACCTGTGCGACCGCTGCTTTGGTCAGCAGACCAACCTGGACCGTCACCTCAAGAAGCACGAGAACGGCAACCTGTCAG GGACAGCAATGTCGTCCCCACAGTCTGAACTGGACAGTGGCAGCGCCATCCTGGACGACAAAGAAGACTCCTACTTCAACGAAATAAGGAACTTCATTGGCAACACGGGCCAGAATCATACTTCCCCGGCCCCGTCTGAGGAAGG GTTGAACGGCGGTCCGTTCGGGGAGGAGAAGCCACTGACGAGCAGCCGCGGGACACGGgccctggaggacgaggaggcagagcagctcgGTGCTGATGAGGACGAAGCGGAAGACCCCAGCAGCACCTCTGGGAAACCAGACGGCGAGGAGCTTCCCGGCAACCTCAGCGACGACATTATACAGGAGGAAATGGATTTCACTGGCCCAAACGACTTGAACCTCAACTGCAAAACCTCTCCTAGAAG GtataaggaggaggaggagcagagcggcTACTCAGCCTTGGATCACATTCGTCACTTCTCAGATATTCGCAAGCTGGAGGAGAGTGAGCTGAGCGAGGGAGATGGGGATGAGGATGATGCATCCTTCGGCTCCCCCTCCCTGTCTGACACAGTCAAACAGCCACTTTTTAGGAAATCCAAGTCTCag GCGTATGCCATGATGCTGTCCCTGGCTGAAAAAGACTCTCTCCACCCAGCCAACCACACCCCGGCCACCATTTGGCACAGTCTCGCACGGGCCGCTGCTGAATCCAGTGCCATCCAGTCCCTCAGCCATGTATGA
- the mecom gene encoding histone-lysine N-methyltransferase MECOM isoform X8, whose protein sequence is MRSKGRARKLATSDGDDDFALYPSDILNDACASDGDPAASSTLVEDPVSPPLSDDEASPQDDLSFQHQSVFLPVPLDFELRESAVPGGALGIWSCRTVNVGERFGPYEGEHRACLRDPTQGWEILDGSGHVKFCVDASKPNIGSWLKYIQFAPAAQQHNLTACQIDDQIFYRVIREIVPGEELLLFMKAEEYSCDTMAPDIHEERQYRCEDCDQHFESRNQLLDHQKQPCGMPPSSFLNPGGDSDLKAQEPQDLRPLLMSHGLHECKECDQVFPDAQTLEAHVLSHSEEREYKCDQCPKAFNWKSNLIRHQMSHDSGKHYECENCSKVFTDPSNLQRHIRSQHVGARAHACSECGKTFATSSGLKQHKHIHSSVKPFMCEVCHKSYTQFSNLCRHKRMHADCRTQIKCKDCGQMFSTTSSLNKHRRFCEGKNHFTAGGLFAQGVPLPGAPGLDKSALAMGHSSAGLADYFGASRHHAGLTFPAAPSFPFSFPGLFPSGLYHRPPLIPATTSPARQPAHAPVTAPGADLSKSPLLPPSPGAQESRELLKALCKDGGSPGGQMPHELHLQGSSSSTKQRNKQSDQSESSDLDDVSTPSGSDLESTSGSELESDMDSERERVAARENGKGPKRKVSEGGPQSPNLTGCSAVKDFPGPSLIPSSLDEHTAVTGAVNDSIKAIASIAEKYFGSTGLAGLQDKKVGSLPYTSMFPLPFFPAFSPPIYPFPDRDLRPPGLKGEPQSPADDCKKAQGKSAAESPFDLTTKRKEEKSPAFTPSKPEASLSGQDQPLDLSLGTRGRGRTPREEETKKSLGYEEGKGTMEIPKTDTSLQHARPTPFFMDPIYRVEKRRMSDPFETLKDKYMRPAPGFLFHPQFRLPDQRTWMSAIENMAEKLESFGSLKPESGDLLRAVPSMFDFRAPPSGLPETLLRKGKERYTCRYCGKIFPRSANLTRHLRTHTGEQPYRCKYCDRSFSISSNLQRHIRNIHNKEKPFKCHLCDRCFGQQTNLDRHLKKHENGNLSGTAMSSPQSELDSGSAILDDKEDSYFNEIRNFIGNTGQNHTSPAPSEEGLNGGPFGEEKPLTSSRGTRALEDEEAEQLGADEDEAEDPSSTSGKPDGEELPGNLSDDIIQEEMDFTGPNDLNLNCKTSPRRYKEEEEQSGYSALDHIRHFSDIRKLEESELSEGDGDEDDASFGSPSLSDTVKQPLFRKSKSQAYAMMLSLAEKDSLHPANHTPATIWHSLARAAAESSAIQSLSHV, encoded by the exons ATCTTGGACGGGTCAGGCCATGTGAAGTTTTGCGTGGATGCCAGCAAGCCAAATATCGGGAGTTGGCTGAAGTACATCCAGTTTGCCCCTGCGGCTCAGCAACACAACCTGACAGCGTGCCAGATCGATGATCAG ATCTTCTacagagtcatcagagagaTTGTTCCCggcgaggagctgctgcttttcatgaAGGCTGAAGAGTATTCATGTGACACCATGGCTCCTGATATTCACG AGGAGAGACAGTACCGCTGTGAGGACTGCGACCAGCACTTTGAGTCCCgcaaccagctgctggaccACCAGAAGCAGCCGTGTGGGATGCCCCCCTCCTCGTTTCTGAACCCAG GAGGGGACAGCGACCTAAAGGCCCAGGAACCGCAAGACCTGCGACCTCTGCTTATGTCCCACGGCCTCCACGAGTGTAAAGAGTGTGACCAGGTGTTCCCTGATGCCCAGAC TCTGGAGGCCCATGTTCTGTCTCACTCTGAGGAGAGGGAATATAAGTGTGACCAGTGTCCCAAGGCCTTCAACTGGAAATCAAACCTGATCCGACATCAGATGTCGCACGACAGCGGCAAGCACTACGAATGTGAAAACTGCTCAAAG GTGTTCACAGACCCCAGTAACCTGCAGAGGCACATCCGCTCACAGCACGTCGGGGCGCGCGCCCACGCCTGCTCTGAGTGTGGCAAGACGTTCGCTACGTCTTCAGGCCTCAAACAGCATAAGCACATCCACAGCAGTGTCAAGCCCTTCATGT GTGAGGTCTGCCACAAGTCCTACACTCAGTTCTCCAACCTGTGTCGCCACAAGCGCATGCACGCCGACTGCCGCACGCAGATCAAGTGCAAGGACTGCGGCCAGATGTTCAGCACCACGTCTTCTCTCAATAAACACCGGCGCTTCTGTGAGGGGAAGAACCATTTCACGGCAGGGGGGCTGTTTGCCCAGGGTGTGCCGCTCCCCGGCGCCCCCGGCCTGGACAAGTCCGCTCTGGCGATGGGGCACAGCAGCGCCGGGCTGGCTGATTACTTTGGGGCCAGTCGCCACCACGCCGGGCTAACGTTCCCGGCCGCCCCGTCGTTTCCCTTTAGCTTCCCTGGCCTCTTCCCCTCCGGACTGTACCACCGGCCGCCCCTCATCCCCGCCACCACGTCACCGGCCAGACAGCCAGCTCACGCGCCCGTCACTGCGCCTGGTGCGGATCTGAGCAAGAGCCCGCTGCTGCCTCCCAGCCCCGGCGCGCAGGAGTCCCGTGAGCTTCTCAAAGCCCTGTGCAAGGATGGCGGCTCCCCTGGCGGTCAGATGCCGCACGAGCTCCACCTCCagggctcctcgtcctccacaaAGCAGCGCAACAAGCAGAGCGACCAGTCCGAGAGCAGCGACCTGGATGACGTCAGCACGCCCAGTGGCAGCGACCTGGAGAGTACGTCGGGCTCTGAGCTGGAGAGCGACATGgacagcgagagggagagggttGCTGCCCGGGAAAACGGCAAAGGTCCCAAGAGGAAGGTGAGCGAGGGCGGCCCCCAGAGCCCCAACCTGACCGGCTGCAGTGCTGTTAAAGACTTTCCAGGCCCATCCCTCATCCCGTCCTCGCTGGACGAGCACACGGCCGTAACAGGAGCCGTGAATGACTCTATTAAGGCCATCGCCTCCATAGCTGAGAAGTACTTTGGTTCCACAGGGCTGGCTGGCCTGCAGGACAAGAAGGTCGGATCGCTGCCCTATACCTCCATGTTCCCGCTGCCTTTCTTCCCGGCTTTCTCTCCTCCTATTTACCCCTTCCCAGACAGGGACCTCAGACCCCCAGGCCTCAAGGGTGAGCCCCAGTCACCGGCAGATGACTGCAAGAAGGCTCAGGGAAAGTCTGCAGCCGAGTCACCGTTTGACCTCACGACCAAGCGAAAGGAGGAGAAGTCGCCCGCATTCACTCCTTCTAAGCCAGAGGCCTCCCTCTCCGGTCAGGATCAGCCACTGGACCTGAGTCTGGGGACCAGGGGCCGTGGACGCACccccagggaggaggagacaaagaagaGTTTGGGTTATGAAGAGGGGAAGGGAACCATGGAGATCCCCAAAACAGACACCTCCTTACAACATGCCAGACCCACCCCTTTCTTCATGGACCCTATCTACAG GGTTGAGAAGAGGAGAATGAGCGATCCGTTTGAGACGCTGAAAGACAAATACATGCGGCCGGCTCCAGGCTTCCTCTTCCATCCACAG TTTCGTTTGCCAGATCAGAGAACTTGG atGTCGGCCATCGAGAACATGGCGGAGAAGCTGGAGTCGTTTGGGTCTCTGAAGCCGGAGTCTGGCGACCTGCTGCGCGCTGTCCCCTCCATGTTCGATTTCCGAGCCCCCCCCTCTGGGCTTCCAGAGACGCTGCTGCGCAAGGGCAAGGAGCGCTACACATGCAG ATATTGTGGGAAAATATTCCCACGCTCTGCCAACCTGACCCGCCACCTCAGGACTCATACAGGAGAGCAACCATATAG GTGTAAATACTGTGACCGCTCCTTCAGCATTTCCTCCAACCTGCAGCGCCACATTCGCAACATCCACAACAAGGAGAAGCCCTTCAAGTGCCACCTGTGCGACCGCTGCTTTGGTCAGCAGACCAACCTGGACCGTCACCTCAAGAAGCACGAGAACGGCAACCTGTCAG GGACAGCAATGTCGTCCCCACAGTCTGAACTGGACAGTGGCAGCGCCATCCTGGACGACAAAGAAGACTCCTACTTCAACGAAATAAGGAACTTCATTGGCAACACGGGCCAGAATCATACTTCCCCGGCCCCGTCTGAGGAAGG GTTGAACGGCGGTCCGTTCGGGGAGGAGAAGCCACTGACGAGCAGCCGCGGGACACGGgccctggaggacgaggaggcagagcagctcgGTGCTGATGAGGACGAAGCGGAAGACCCCAGCAGCACCTCTGGGAAACCAGACGGCGAGGAGCTTCCCGGCAACCTCAGCGACGACATTATACAGGAGGAAATGGATTTCACTGGCCCAAACGACTTGAACCTCAACTGCAAAACCTCTCCTAGAAG GtataaggaggaggaggagcagagcggcTACTCAGCCTTGGATCACATTCGTCACTTCTCAGATATTCGCAAGCTGGAGGAGAGTGAGCTGAGCGAGGGAGATGGGGATGAGGATGATGCATCCTTCGGCTCCCCCTCCCTGTCTGACACAGTCAAACAGCCACTTTTTAGGAAATCCAAGTCTCag GCGTATGCCATGATGCTGTCCCTGGCTGAAAAAGACTCTCTCCACCCAGCCAACCACACCCCGGCCACCATTTGGCACAGTCTCGCACGGGCCGCTGCTGAATCCAGTGCCATCCAGTCCCTCAGCCATGTATGA